From the Corythoichthys intestinalis isolate RoL2023-P3 chromosome 13, ASM3026506v1, whole genome shotgun sequence genome, one window contains:
- the LOC130927857 gene encoding gastrula zinc finger protein XlCGF57.1-like — MSTRRTPATKFKAEDRREHHLSTACKMQVKVVLRRLPDLYVSQAQHLEHQESACIKEEEESGPIQGFSKYLCPGAQQLKREVQLPIKKEEVELPYVKEEDDITMSTGEPLNREEGPSEASRGTEPPSSSSSTERSQAHIFIAPSDRNGTTSHSPYKDDGHKKSHRDYKLCKCSQCGETFVNNYSCRMHMKSHTGENPLVCSVCGQKFPQKSKLDRHTRTPTGEKPFSCSVCGQRFTQLNNLKVHTRTHTGVKPFSCSVCGKRFPQNSALNSHTRTHTGEKPFSCSFCGQGFTQLHHLKVHTRTHTGDKPFSCSVCGQGFTQVHHLKVHTRTHTGEKPFSCSVCGRGFAKKRSLQIHVRTHTGEKPFSCSVCGRGFAIKQSLQKHVRTHTGEKPFSCSVCGQGFTQLNNLKVHTRTHTGENPFSCSVCGQGFTQLHHLKVHTRTHTGDKPFSCSVCGQGFTQVHHLKVHTRTHTGEKPFSCSVCGRGFAIKRSLQIHVRTHTGEKPFSCSVCGQGFTQLNNLKVHTRTHTGENPFSCSVCGQRFTQLNNLKAHTRTHTGEKPFSCSVCGKGFTQKSALITHTRTHTGDNPFSCSV, encoded by the exons ATGAGCACAAGAAGGACGCCAGCCACAAAGTTCAAGGCGGAAGATCGGCGAGAACATCATCTCTCGACTGCTTGCAAAATGCAAGTAAAAGTTGTTCTTCGCAGACTACCAG atCTATACGTCAGCCAAGCCCAGCATCTTGAGCACCAAGAGTCTGCATGCATCAAGGAAGAGGAAGAGTCCGGACCCATCCAAG gtttcagcAAATATCTTTGTCCTGGCGCTCAACAGCTAAAGAGAGAAGTacaacttccaatcaaaaaggaggaggtagAGCTGCCATATGTTAAAGAGGAAGACGATATCACCATGTCgactggtgagcccttgaaTCGTGAAGAAGGTCCGAGTGAGGCCAGCAGAGGGACGGAGCCTCCAAgcagcagcagctcaacagaacGATCGCAAGCACACATTTTCATCGCACCATCAGATAGAAATGGCACCACGTCACACTCACCTTACAAAGATGATGGTCATAAGAAATCTCACCGTGACTACAAACtctgcaaatgctctcagtgtgggGAAACCTTTGTTAATAACTATAGTTGTCGTATGCATATGAAgagccacactggtgaaaatcctcttgtctgctcagtttgtggtcaaaaattccCTCAGAAGAGCAAATTAGACAGACACACTAGAACccccactggtgaaaaacctttttcctgctcagtttgtggtcaaagattcactcaaCTTAACAacttaaaagtacacacaagaacccacactggtgtaaaacctttttcctgctccgtTTGTGGAAAAAGATTCCCCCAGAACAGCGCCTTAAActcacacacaagaacccacactggcgaaaaacctttttcctgctcattttgtggtcaaggattcactcaACTTCACCacttaaaagtacacacaagaacccacactggcgataaacctttttcctgctcagtttgtggtcaaggattcactcaAGTTCACCacttaaaagtacacacaagaacccacactggcgaaaaacctttttcctgctcagtttgtggtcgaggtttcGCGAAAAAGCGTAGCTTACAAATACACGTAAGAACGCAcaccggagaaaaacctttttcctgctcagtttgtggtcgcgGTTTCGCTATAAAGCAGAGCTTACAAAAACATGTAAGAACGCACacaggagaaaaacctttttcctgctcagtttgtggtcaaggattcactcaACTTAACAacttaaaagtacacacaagaacccacactggtgaaaaccctttttcctgctcagtttgtggtcaaggattcactcaACTTCACCacttaaaagtacacacaagaacccacactggcgataaacctttttcctgctcagtttgtggtcaaggattcactcaAGTTCACCacttaaaagtacacacaagaacccacactggcgaaaaacctttttcctgctcagtttgtggtcgaggtttcGCTATAAAGCGTAGCTTACAAATACACGTAAGAACGCAcaccggagaaaaacctttttcctgctcagtttgtggtcaaggattcactcaACTTAACAacttaaaagtacacacaagaacccacactggtgaaaaccctttttcctgctcagtttgtggtcaaagattcactcaaCTTAACAACTTAAAagcacacacaagaacccacactggtgaaaaacctttttcctgctcagtttgtggaaaaggATTCACTCAGAAGAGCGCCTTAATCacgcacacaagaacccacactggtgataaccctttttcctgctcagtttaa